One genomic window of Azospirillum sp. TSH100 includes the following:
- a CDS encoding MucR family transcriptional regulator translates to MTIDQTELQSLTAKVVAAYVGNNSVPVQDLPTLINSVQVAFRSLGDEKPAPAKAELVPAVAIKKSVTPEYIVCLEDGKKLKMLKRHLKTVYDMTPDEYRAKWGLPPEYPMVAPNYAKARSEMATKLGLGRKRAAAE, encoded by the coding sequence ATGACCATCGATCAAACCGAACTGCAGTCTCTGACCGCCAAGGTCGTTGCCGCCTATGTCGGCAACAACTCGGTGCCTGTCCAGGATCTGCCCACGCTGATCAACAGCGTCCAGGTCGCCTTCCGCAGCCTGGGCGATGAGAAGCCGGCCCCGGCCAAGGCCGAACTGGTTCCGGCCGTCGCGATCAAGAAGTCGGTCACGCCGGAATACATCGTCTGCCTGGAGGACGGGAAGAAGCTGAAGATGCTGAAGCGGCATCTGAAGACCGTCTACGACATGACGCCGGACGAATACCGCGCCAAGTGGGGCCTGCCGCCGGAATACCCGATGGTTGCCCCGAATTACGCCAAGGCGCGTTCTGAAATGGCGACCAAGCTCGGGCTTGGCCGCAAGCGTGCGGCGGCCGAGTGA
- a CDS encoding HU family DNA-binding protein, whose product MNQAELIETVATNAGIKKADAAKVVQAVFEGISGALGRGEDVRLAGFGIFEVAERAAREGRNPRTGEVVAIAASKAPKFKPAKQLRDLVNG is encoded by the coding sequence ATGAACCAGGCCGAGCTGATCGAAACCGTCGCCACCAACGCCGGCATCAAGAAGGCCGACGCGGCCAAGGTCGTTCAGGCTGTGTTCGAGGGCATCTCCGGCGCGCTGGGCCGCGGCGAAGATGTGCGCCTGGCCGGTTTCGGCATCTTCGAGGTGGCCGAGCGCGCCGCCCGTGAAGGCCGCAACCCGCGCACCGGCGAAGTGGTGGCGATCGCCGCCTCCAAGGCTCCGAAGTTCAAGCCGGCCAAGCAGCTGCGCGATCTGGTGAACGGCTGA
- a CDS encoding TerC family protein, translated as MDVLLSMVFLEFLGKPVWIWLIFVSIVLTLLVLDLGVLNRKDHVIGVGESLKLSAFYIAVALLFGGWVWWSMGGEASLQYYTGFFVEKSLSLDNVFVISLIFSYFAVPRELQHRVLFWGILGVIVLRGLMIGAGAALVSEFHWILYVFGAFLLLTGIKMLFAKDEETNIGDNAALRFLKRHIRVTDRFHGHHFIVKQPVGDSGVMRWTATPLLLALIMVELADLVFAVDSVPAIFAITTDPYLVYTSNIFAILGLRALYFALAAMVHRFRYLKYALALVLVFIGGKIFYTQVFGKPDPLIALGVTFALIGGGVLVSLWKTSRETKTAAAE; from the coding sequence ATGGATGTTTTGCTTTCTATGGTTTTCCTCGAATTTTTGGGAAAACCTGTCTGGATTTGGTTGATCTTTGTCAGCATCGTGCTGACTCTTCTGGTGCTCGATCTGGGTGTTCTCAACCGCAAGGACCATGTCATCGGCGTCGGCGAAAGCCTGAAACTCTCGGCCTTCTACATCGCGGTCGCTCTGCTGTTCGGCGGTTGGGTCTGGTGGTCGATGGGCGGGGAAGCCAGCTTGCAGTATTACACGGGCTTCTTCGTCGAAAAGAGCTTGTCACTTGACAATGTCTTCGTCATATCGCTGATTTTCAGCTATTTCGCCGTGCCGCGTGAATTGCAGCACCGGGTGTTGTTCTGGGGCATCCTGGGCGTCATCGTTCTGCGCGGCCTGATGATCGGCGCCGGCGCGGCGCTGGTTTCCGAGTTTCACTGGATCCTCTACGTCTTTGGTGCCTTCCTGCTGCTGACCGGCATCAAGATGCTGTTCGCCAAGGATGAGGAGACCAACATCGGCGACAATGCGGCGTTGCGGTTCCTGAAGCGCCATATCCGGGTCACCGACCGGTTCCATGGCCATCACTTCATCGTCAAGCAGCCGGTGGGCGACAGCGGCGTCATGCGCTGGACGGCCACGCCGCTGCTGCTGGCGCTGATCATGGTGGAACTGGCTGATCTGGTGTTCGCTGTCGACAGCGTGCCGGCGATCTTTGCCATCACCACCGACCCGTATCTCGTCTACACCAGCAACATCTTTGCCATCCTGGGCCTGCGTGCGCTGTATTTCGCCCTGGCGGCGATGGTTCATCGCTTCCGTTATCTGAAGTACGCCCTGGCCCTGGTTCTGGTGTTCATCGGCGGCAAGATCTTCTACACGCAGGTCTTCGGCAAGCCCGATCCCCTGATCGCGCTGGGCGTCACCTTCGCCCTGATCGGCGGCGGCGTGCTGGTCTCGCTGTGGAAGACCAGCCGGGAGACCAAGACGGCGGCTGCCGAGTGA
- a CDS encoding DUF1127 domain-containing protein: MAKGTQSQFSAAELFVRKPVQTGPGLGERVVSLFDRLATWNERRRQRRALEALPDHLLSDIGISRADADYEAEKPFWRG, translated from the coding sequence ATGGCAAAGGGAACGCAGTCGCAGTTTTCCGCCGCAGAGCTGTTCGTCCGCAAGCCGGTGCAGACCGGCCCTGGTTTGGGCGAGCGCGTGGTATCGCTGTTCGACCGGCTCGCCACTTGGAACGAGCGCCGTCGTCAGCGCCGCGCGCTGGAGGCTTTGCCCGATCATCTGCTGTCGGATATCGGTATCTCCCGCGCTGACGCGGACTATGAGGCCGAAAAGCCGTTCTGGCGGGGGTGA
- a CDS encoding GFA family protein — protein MTEQDRALSGGCLCGGVRFLLAERPDGVVTCHCSQCRRFHGHFGAYITVPRDTVTFDADTTLSWYRSSHFAERGFCGRCGSSLFWKGDGKSEIEIAAGSLDQPTGLTTLCHGYVADKADYYEIADGLEQFPGSSEQE, from the coding sequence ATGACCGAACAGGACAGGGCACTTTCCGGAGGCTGTCTGTGCGGTGGTGTGCGCTTCCTGCTGGCCGAACGGCCGGACGGGGTGGTGACCTGCCATTGCAGCCAGTGCCGCCGCTTCCATGGCCATTTTGGCGCCTACATCACCGTTCCGCGCGATACCGTCACCTTCGATGCGGACACCACGTTGTCCTGGTACCGCTCATCGCATTTCGCGGAACGCGGCTTCTGCGGGCGATGCGGGTCGTCGCTGTTCTGGAAGGGCGACGGCAAGAGCGAGATCGAGATCGCCGCGGGCAGCCTGGATCAGCCGACGGGTCTGACGACCCTGTGCCATGGCTATGTGGCCGACAAGGCCGATTACTATGAGATTGCCGACGGGTTGGAGCAATTTCCCGGCTCGTCGGAGCAGGAGTAG
- the rpoH gene encoding RNA polymerase sigma factor RpoH produces the protein MLKKLLTGENASLTRYIEESKRFPILAPDVERDLAIAWRERGNPQALEQLVGSHLRLVIKIARGFGGYGLPLVDLVAEGNVGLMQAAQKFDPQRGFRFATYATWWIRAAIQEYILHSWSLVKMGTTAAQKKLFFNLRRLKSQMAELEQGDLSPETVATIAAELDVPETEVVEMNRRLAANDSSLDATLSTDGETNWLELLADDRPTQDTMLAEADELALRRRLVGQALDRLDARERRILFERRLKDDPSTLEALSQQFSVSRERVRQIEVRAFEKLQKAVLSAAQALRRPVTPMVA, from the coding sequence GTGCTGAAGAAACTGCTGACCGGTGAAAACGCCAGCCTGACCCGCTACATTGAGGAGTCCAAGCGCTTCCCCATCCTCGCGCCGGATGTCGAGCGGGATCTCGCCATCGCCTGGCGGGAACGCGGGAACCCGCAGGCCCTGGAACAGCTCGTGGGCAGCCATCTCCGTCTCGTGATCAAGATCGCCCGTGGCTTCGGCGGCTATGGCCTGCCGCTGGTCGATCTCGTCGCCGAAGGCAATGTCGGCCTGATGCAGGCCGCCCAGAAATTCGATCCGCAGCGCGGCTTCCGTTTCGCCACTTACGCCACCTGGTGGATCCGCGCCGCGATCCAGGAATACATCCTGCACAGCTGGTCGCTCGTTAAGATGGGCACGACCGCCGCCCAGAAGAAGCTGTTCTTCAACCTGCGCCGCCTGAAAAGCCAGATGGCCGAACTGGAACAGGGCGACCTGTCGCCGGAGACGGTAGCGACCATCGCCGCCGAGCTGGACGTGCCCGAGACAGAGGTGGTCGAAATGAACCGCCGCCTCGCCGCCAACGACAGCTCGCTCGACGCAACGCTTTCGACCGATGGCGAAACCAACTGGCTGGAGCTGTTGGCCGACGACCGGCCAACCCAGGACACCATGCTTGCCGAGGCCGACGAACTTGCGCTGCGCCGCCGGTTGGTCGGGCAGGCGCTGGACCGGCTGGACGCCCGTGAACGCCGCATCCTGTTCGAACGCCGCTTGAAGGACGACCCTTCGACCCTGGAAGCGCTGAGCCAGCAATTCTCGGTGTCGCGCGAACGGGTACGCCAAATCGAGGTTCGGGCCTTCGAAAAGCTCCAGAAGGCGGTTCTGAGCGCCGCGCAGGCCCTGCGCCGCCCGGTGACACCAATGGTGGCCTGA
- a CDS encoding aspartate carbamoyltransferase catalytic subunit: MSANPSPDTVFPHRHLLGIEGLRAGEITQILDLADGYVEQNRRPVKKSNLLDGRTQVNLFFENSTRTRTSFELAGKRLGADVINMSTDSSSVKKGETLIDTAMTLNAMHLDALVVRHADSGAVKLLADKVNCSVINAGDGHHEHPTQALLDALAIRRRLGRLDGLIVAICGDILHSRVARSNIHLLNAMGARVRCVAPPTLLPSQIERLGVEVHHSMKTGLRDADVVMMLRLQTERMSGQYVPSTREYFYFYGLDYEKLEVAKPDAVIMHPGPMNRGVEIDSEVADDLKRSMILDQVELGVAVRMAVLDLLTRERRQSDLAGAV, encoded by the coding sequence ATGAGCGCGAACCCGTCCCCCGACACGGTCTTCCCGCACCGCCATCTCCTCGGAATCGAGGGGCTGCGGGCCGGCGAGATCACCCAGATTCTCGACCTCGCCGATGGCTACGTCGAGCAGAACCGCCGACCCGTGAAGAAGTCCAACCTGTTGGACGGCCGCACGCAGGTGAACCTGTTCTTCGAGAACTCCACCCGCACCCGCACCAGCTTCGAGCTGGCCGGAAAGCGGCTGGGGGCCGACGTCATCAACATGTCGACCGACAGCAGTTCGGTGAAGAAGGGCGAGACCCTGATTGACACGGCGATGACGCTGAACGCCATGCACCTCGACGCGCTGGTGGTGCGCCACGCCGACTCGGGGGCCGTCAAACTGCTGGCCGACAAGGTCAACTGCTCCGTCATCAACGCCGGCGACGGCCATCATGAACATCCGACCCAGGCCCTGCTCGACGCTCTGGCGATCCGCCGCCGCCTCGGCCGGCTGGATGGGCTGATTGTGGCGATCTGCGGCGACATCCTGCACAGCCGCGTCGCGCGCTCCAACATCCACCTGTTGAACGCGATGGGCGCCCGGGTGCGCTGCGTTGCGCCGCCGACCCTGCTGCCGTCGCAGATCGAACGGCTGGGCGTCGAGGTCCATCATTCGATGAAGACCGGCCTGCGCGATGCCGACGTGGTGATGATGCTGCGCCTGCAGACCGAGCGGATGAGCGGCCAGTATGTCCCCTCGACCCGCGAGTATTTCTACTTCTACGGCCTCGATTACGAGAAGCTGGAGGTGGCGAAGCCCGACGCGGTCATCATGCATCCCGGCCCGATGAACCGGGGCGTCGAGATCGACTCCGAGGTCGCCGACGACCTCAAGCGCTCGATGATCCTCGATCAGGTGGAATTGGGCGTGGCCGTCCGCATGGCCGTGCTCGACCTGCTGACCCGTGAACGCCGCCAGTCCGACCTTGCGGGAGCCGTCTGA
- a CDS encoding transcriptional regulator GcvA yields the protein MSRRLPPLNALRAFEAAARHLSFTKAADELHVTQAAVSHQIKALEEWLGLPLFRRMNRALALTEAGQSYLPPVREAMDTLSQATDRLIRADSSGTLTISTMPSFASKWLVPRLVRFQKRHPEMDVRVHSTAQVVDFARHDVDLAIRFGNGLWPDLRVERLLTEDIFPVGHPSLLSGKRPLVNPEDLRHHTLLHDDYNISWAVWCRAAGIEGVDTERGLRFDDSSFTLQAAINGHGIALARGVLVADDIAAGRLVRLFEVRLPGSLAYYVVAPQHYFSRPKVKAFHDWLFEEAGAV from the coding sequence ATGTCCCGCCGCCTGCCCCCGCTGAACGCGCTGCGTGCCTTCGAGGCCGCCGCCCGCCATCTTTCCTTCACAAAGGCGGCCGACGAGCTGCATGTGACGCAGGCCGCCGTCAGCCACCAGATCAAGGCGCTGGAGGAATGGCTCGGATTACCGCTGTTTCGCCGAATGAATCGGGCGCTGGCGCTGACCGAGGCCGGGCAGAGCTATCTGCCGCCGGTGCGCGAGGCGATGGACACGCTGTCCCAGGCGACCGACCGGCTGATCCGCGCCGACAGCAGCGGCACGCTTACCATCTCCACCATGCCCAGCTTCGCTTCCAAATGGCTGGTGCCCCGGCTGGTCCGTTTCCAGAAGCGCCATCCCGAGATGGACGTCCGGGTGCACAGCACCGCGCAGGTGGTCGATTTCGCCCGCCACGACGTCGATCTGGCGATCCGCTTCGGCAACGGCCTGTGGCCGGATCTGCGGGTGGAGCGGCTGTTGACCGAGGACATCTTCCCGGTCGGTCATCCCTCTCTGCTGTCCGGCAAGCGTCCGCTGGTGAACCCGGAGGATCTGCGCCACCACACGCTGCTGCACGACGACTACAACATCTCGTGGGCGGTGTGGTGCCGGGCGGCGGGCATCGAGGGGGTGGACACCGAGCGCGGCCTGCGGTTCGACGATTCGTCCTTCACCCTTCAGGCGGCGATCAATGGCCACGGCATCGCGCTGGCCCGCGGCGTTCTGGTGGCCGACGACATCGCCGCCGGACGGCTGGTTCGCCTGTTCGAGGTGCGGCTGCCGGGGAGCCTCGCCTATTACGTCGTGGCGCCGCAGCATTACTTTTCCAGGCCCAAGGTGAAGGCCTTCCACGACTGGTTGTTCGAGGAGGCGGGAGCGGTGTGA
- a CDS encoding dihydroorotase family protein: MSARTVYRNARLLDPATGLDQRGDLLIDGETIADFGPGLFTDSTPEGAEVIDLAGQCLAPGLVDMRVLIGEPGEEEKDTIKSASRAAAAGGITAMALLPNTDPVLDEVAGLEFIARRAREVKLVKVFAYGSATRGTEGNEITEMGLLGQAGAVAFTDGTKAIASAKTMRRALSYAKTFGKLIVQHPEEPSLASGGMMNSGEIATRLGLVGIPREAEIIMIERDLRLAELTGGRLHFAHVTTGESVDLIRRAKARGLKVTCDTAPHYFALTETDVGDYRTYAKVSPPLRGEMDRRAIVEGLADGTIDAIASDHVPQDQDQKRLPFAQAAPGVIGLETLFPLTLELVHKGKMPLLKALACVTANPAAILDLSLGRIVKGGPADLVVFDADMPWQIDVSRFKSKSKNSPFENRPVQGRPLRTIVDGRTVWQAEG, from the coding sequence ATGAGTGCGCGTACCGTCTACCGCAACGCCCGCCTGCTTGATCCGGCGACGGGCCTCGACCAGCGCGGCGACCTGCTGATCGATGGCGAGACCATCGCCGACTTCGGTCCCGGCCTGTTCACCGACTCCACGCCCGAAGGCGCCGAGGTCATCGACCTCGCCGGCCAGTGCCTCGCCCCCGGCCTCGTCGACATGCGTGTGCTGATCGGCGAACCCGGCGAGGAGGAAAAGGACACGATCAAGAGCGCGTCCCGCGCGGCGGCGGCCGGCGGCATCACCGCCATGGCGTTGCTGCCCAACACCGATCCGGTGCTGGACGAGGTCGCCGGGCTGGAGTTCATCGCGCGGCGCGCCCGCGAGGTGAAGCTGGTCAAGGTCTTCGCCTACGGGTCCGCCACCCGCGGCACCGAGGGCAACGAGATCACCGAGATGGGCCTGCTGGGCCAGGCCGGTGCGGTCGCCTTCACCGACGGCACCAAGGCGATCGCCAGCGCCAAGACGATGCGCCGCGCTCTCAGTTACGCCAAGACCTTCGGCAAGCTGATCGTCCAGCATCCCGAAGAGCCGTCTCTGGCCTCGGGCGGCATGATGAACTCCGGCGAGATCGCCACCCGCCTCGGCCTCGTCGGCATCCCGCGCGAAGCCGAGATCATCATGATCGAGCGCGACCTGCGGCTGGCCGAATTGACCGGCGGTCGCCTGCATTTCGCCCACGTCACGACCGGCGAGTCCGTCGACCTGATCCGCCGTGCCAAGGCGCGCGGGCTGAAGGTGACCTGTGACACCGCCCCGCATTACTTCGCCCTGACCGAAACCGACGTTGGCGACTACCGCACCTATGCCAAGGTTTCGCCGCCGCTGCGCGGCGAGATGGACCGTCGCGCAATCGTCGAGGGGCTGGCTGACGGCACCATCGATGCCATAGCGTCCGACCATGTGCCGCAGGACCAGGACCAGAAGCGCCTGCCCTTCGCCCAGGCCGCCCCCGGGGTGATCGGGCTGGAGACACTGTTCCCGCTGACCCTGGAACTGGTGCACAAGGGCAAGATGCCGCTCCTGAAGGCGCTGGCCTGCGTCACCGCCAACCCGGCCGCAATCCTCGACTTGTCCCTCGGCCGGATCGTCAAGGGCGGGCCTGCCGATCTGGTCGTCTTCGACGCCGACATGCCGTGGCAGATCGACGTCAGCCGCTTCAAGTCAAAGTCGAAGAACTCGCCCTTCGAGAACCGCCCGGTCCAGGGCCGGCCGCTGCGCACCATTGTCGACGGCCGCACCGTCTGGCAGGCGGAGGGTTGA
- the plsY gene encoding glycerol-3-phosphate 1-O-acyltransferase PlsY, whose product MLTLLLAALLGYLLGSIPFGLVLTRMAGLGDIRQIGSGNIGATNVLRTGNKPLALATLLLDSGKGAIAALLALWWAGPEAAVLAAGGAMLGHSFPVWLGFKGGKGVATALGVLLAVSWPVGLLACLTWIVMAALFRISSLSALTALGLSPLTGWYFGGPLVGGLCLFIAVLVFIRHEANIRRLLKGEEPKIGSGKKKAA is encoded by the coding sequence GTGCTGACTCTCCTGCTTGCCGCCCTGCTGGGCTACCTGCTGGGCTCGATCCCTTTCGGACTGGTGCTGACCCGGATGGCTGGTCTGGGCGACATCCGCCAGATCGGCTCCGGCAACATCGGCGCCACCAACGTCCTGCGCACCGGCAACAAGCCGCTGGCGCTCGCCACCCTGCTGCTCGACAGCGGCAAGGGCGCCATCGCTGCATTGCTGGCCCTGTGGTGGGCCGGGCCGGAAGCGGCGGTGCTGGCCGCCGGCGGCGCCATGCTGGGCCACAGCTTCCCGGTCTGGCTGGGCTTCAAGGGTGGTAAGGGTGTGGCCACGGCGCTGGGCGTGCTGCTGGCGGTGTCCTGGCCAGTCGGGCTGCTGGCCTGCCTGACCTGGATCGTCATGGCGGCACTGTTCCGCATCTCCTCGCTGTCGGCCCTGACCGCCCTCGGCCTCAGCCCGCTGACCGGCTGGTATTTCGGCGGTCCCCTGGTCGGTGGCCTCTGCCTGTTCATCGCCGTGCTGGTCTTCATCCGGCACGAGGCGAACATCCGCCGCCTGCTGAAGGGCGAGGAACCGAAGATCGGATCGGGCAAGAAGAAGGCCGCTTGA
- a CDS encoding acetoacetate--CoA ligase, translating into MDIPLWSPSEERIAQANLTAFREAANARFGLRLDDYDALYNWSIAEKERFWRFLWEWAGLTGDLGAVDLLDGEKMPGARWFPESRLSYAENLLAGALNDNAVVFWGEDKVKYRWSGAELKATVSRLQQALKAKGVGKGDRVAAIMPNMPETLAAMIATTSLGAVWSSCSPDFGIQGITDRFGQIEPKVVFAPDAYWYNGKSHDVRAKVAEVLKDLPTVVATVIVPYVDKAPNLSAIPGAVGFQDFMAPYPAAEPTFERVAFDHPLFILYSSGTTGKPKCIVHGTGGTLLQHVKEHRLHCDLKRGDRLFYFTTCGWMMWNWLVTGLASGTTLVLYDGSPFAPTGHILFDYADAEQVTLFGTSAKFIQSLEKSGLEPVKTHSLASVRTLTSTGSPLMPENFEFVYRSIKQDVHLASISGGTDIMSCFVLGNPISPVWKGEIQTRGLGMAVEAFDDNAHAVRGEKGELVCTRPFPSMPIGFWADPDGSKYRSAYFDRFPNVWVHGDFIEQTEHGGWVIYGRSDAVLNPGGVRIGTAEIYRQVEQLPEIMEAVCIGQEWDGDVRVVLFVVLREGMTLDEALAGTIRKRIKDNCSPRHVPAKIVQVTDIPRTRSGKITELAVRDAVHGRPIKNTEALSNPQALDEFRERTELSGA; encoded by the coding sequence ATGGACATTCCGCTGTGGAGCCCGAGTGAGGAACGCATCGCGCAGGCCAACCTGACCGCCTTCCGCGAGGCGGCGAATGCGCGCTTCGGACTGCGGCTGGACGATTACGACGCGCTCTACAACTGGTCGATCGCGGAGAAGGAGCGGTTCTGGCGTTTCCTGTGGGAATGGGCTGGGCTGACCGGAGACCTCGGCGCCGTCGACCTGCTGGACGGCGAGAAGATGCCGGGTGCCCGCTGGTTCCCGGAGTCCCGCCTCAGCTATGCCGAAAACCTGCTGGCCGGCGCGCTGAACGACAACGCCGTCGTCTTCTGGGGCGAGGACAAGGTGAAGTACCGCTGGAGCGGGGCGGAACTGAAGGCCACCGTCTCCCGCCTGCAGCAGGCGTTGAAGGCCAAGGGCGTCGGCAAGGGCGACCGCGTTGCCGCCATCATGCCGAACATGCCGGAAACACTGGCGGCGATGATCGCCACCACCAGCCTTGGCGCGGTGTGGTCCTCCTGCTCGCCCGATTTCGGCATCCAGGGCATCACCGACCGCTTCGGCCAGATCGAGCCGAAAGTGGTCTTCGCTCCCGACGCCTACTGGTACAACGGGAAGAGCCACGACGTCCGCGCCAAGGTGGCCGAGGTTCTGAAGGACCTGCCGACCGTCGTCGCCACCGTCATCGTGCCCTATGTCGACAAGGCGCCCAATCTTTCGGCCATTCCCGGTGCCGTCGGCTTCCAGGACTTCATGGCGCCCTACCCGGCGGCCGAGCCGACCTTCGAGCGGGTCGCCTTCGACCATCCGCTGTTCATCCTCTATTCCTCCGGCACCACCGGAAAGCCGAAATGCATCGTCCACGGCACCGGCGGCACGCTGCTCCAGCATGTCAAGGAACACCGGCTGCACTGCGACCTGAAGCGCGGCGACCGGCTGTTCTACTTCACCACCTGCGGCTGGATGATGTGGAACTGGCTTGTGACCGGTCTCGCCAGCGGCACCACTCTGGTGCTCTATGACGGTTCGCCTTTCGCGCCGACCGGCCACATCCTGTTCGATTACGCCGATGCGGAGCAGGTGACCCTATTCGGCACCTCGGCCAAGTTCATCCAGTCGCTGGAGAAGTCGGGGTTGGAGCCGGTGAAGACCCATTCCCTCGCCAGCGTCCGCACCCTGACCTCCACCGGCTCGCCGCTGATGCCGGAGAATTTCGAGTTCGTCTATCGTTCGATCAAGCAGGATGTCCACCTCGCCTCGATCAGCGGCGGCACCGACATCATGTCCTGCTTCGTGCTGGGCAACCCGATCTCCCCGGTTTGGAAGGGCGAGATCCAGACGCGCGGCCTTGGTATGGCGGTGGAGGCCTTCGACGACAACGCCCACGCCGTCCGCGGCGAGAAGGGCGAGTTGGTATGCACCCGCCCCTTCCCCAGCATGCCGATCGGCTTCTGGGCCGATCCGGACGGCTCGAAATACCGCTCCGCCTATTTCGACCGCTTCCCCAACGTCTGGGTTCATGGCGACTTCATCGAGCAGACCGAACATGGCGGCTGGGTGATCTATGGCCGCTCCGACGCGGTGCTGAACCCTGGCGGCGTACGCATCGGCACTGCGGAGATCTACCGCCAGGTCGAACAGCTGCCGGAAATCATGGAAGCGGTCTGCATCGGCCAGGAATGGGACGGCGACGTGCGCGTCGTGCTGTTCGTCGTCCTGCGCGAGGGCATGACACTGGACGAGGCTCTGGCGGGAACGATCCGCAAGCGGATCAAGGACAACTGCTCCCCGCGCCATGTCCCGGCGAAGATCGTGCAGGTCACCGACATCCCGCGCACGCGCTCCGGCAAGATCACAGAACTGGCAGTGCGCGATGCGGTCCACGGCCGGCCGATCAAGAACACGGAGGCGCTGTCCAACCCGCAGGCTCTCGACGAGTTCCGCGAGCGGACGGAACTGAGCGGAGCCTGA
- a CDS encoding GFA family protein encodes MTDAKSEGERIWSGGCLCSGVRYAIDTHPEPISFCHCSQCRRQHSHVGAYTGLPRSALRLLNDETLTWYAASDRARRGFCRRCGAGLFWEALDQSDAGNRPRITVTAGSLDDASGLRVDRHIFVDHKGAYYDIGDDGVERRTSMGEVVE; translated from the coding sequence ATGACCGACGCGAAGTCGGAAGGGGAGCGGATCTGGAGCGGCGGTTGCCTGTGCAGTGGCGTGCGCTATGCCATCGACACGCATCCGGAGCCAATCTCCTTCTGCCACTGTTCCCAGTGCAGGCGCCAGCACAGCCATGTCGGCGCCTACACTGGCCTGCCGCGGTCGGCGTTGCGTCTGCTGAACGATGAGACGCTGACCTGGTATGCCGCCTCAGACCGGGCCCGCCGCGGCTTCTGCAGACGTTGCGGTGCCGGGCTGTTCTGGGAGGCGCTGGACCAGTCCGATGCCGGGAATCGGCCGCGCATCACCGTGACCGCCGGCAGCCTGGACGATGCGTCGGGGTTGCGGGTCGACCGCCACATCTTCGTCGACCACAAGGGGGCCTATTACGACATCGGCGACGATGGCGTCGAGCGTCGGACCAGCATGGGGGAGGTGGTGGAATGA